In Oncorhynchus nerka isolate Pitt River linkage group LG26, Oner_Uvic_2.0, whole genome shotgun sequence, one DNA window encodes the following:
- the LOC115110835 gene encoding pyridoxal-dependent decarboxylase domain-containing protein 1 isoform X3, with product MMVDPTLAEMGKNLNEAMKILEDGRNASDPDADRQQFSRSSIPGPLQGDGQDVASILQLVQNLMHEDEEEDRPSHRRMQNVGEQGHMALLGHSLAAYISVLDRERLRKLITRIASDTTLWLCRLFRYESGSAYYHEDDREGLLKVCRLVINTRYEDYSTEGYTVLNSRQPVIYQSATCRPGLGQHLCSQLALPLSSLCTVPCNTMFGSQHQMDIALLDKLIREDVETGKLPLLLIANAGTPGAGHTDKLGRLKELCEQYGMWLHIEGVNLATLALWEVSSPVTAATRSDSMTLTLGPWLGLPAVPAVTLYRHEDPALSLAAGLTSSQPVEKLRALPLWLSLQYLGQDGIVEKIRHSVELSQQLLEKLKTLASIKTSDELDSEISFVDALTMVEDELNSPVVVFRFSQETSAESSGASVEGYFAGEREVLDSLNRWLCERLAQLVPASGVDIVELEDEGTCVRFTPLMTAAALGTQRCDVDLLVERLTELVPVLNCTLRLRLDFREEVYRHSALSYVEDLSWPGLGAVRYEPRVEELTDSKRKLEVEKINSELLVKLGELDADLIFSTGLEFGPEKDCIFIGMATEDLDVAELVDTIADLGRDIEENGRLLENMTEVVRKGIQEAELQLQKDNQDKLMEEGVLRQIPLVGSVLNWFSPFQSTVKGKTFNLAAGSLDSTEPTYSMKAQTGGLSSPETPTSSAKRLPGQRLFRREGAGGSDSHSETSSVGQAEDFSRERFPQPTTPSPVPDEAVSVVPESPETPQVPAEPEPTQENGEVGTQEEERQPDGQDAPVEETGR from the exons ATGATGGTCGACCCCACACTCGCTGAAATGGGCAAGAACCTCAACGAGGCCATGAAGATCTTGGAGGATGGCCGAAA TGCATCAGATCCGGATGCAGATAGACAACAGTTCAGCAGGAGTAGTATCCCTGGACCCCTACAGGGAGA TGGGCAGGATGTGGCCAGTATACTCCAGCTGGTCCAGAATCTCATGcatgaagatgaggaggaagacAGGCCAAGCCATCG CAGGATGCAGAATGTCGGAGAGCAGGGTCACATGGCGTTGCTAGGACACAGCCTAGCAGCCTACATCTCCGTGCTGGACAGGGAGAGACTCAGGAAGCTGATCACACGCATCGCGTCTGACACAACACTCTGGCTCTGCAGACTCTTCAg GTATGAGAGTGGCTCAGCATACTACCATGAAGATGACAGAGAGGGCCTGCTGAAGGTGTGTCGCCTGGTCATCAACACCCGCTATGAGGACTACTCCACAGAGGGCTACACCGTGCTCAACTCCAGACAGCCTGTAATTTACCAGAGCGCCACCtgcaggcctggcctgggacaGCACCTCTGCAGCCAA CTGGCTCTGCCTCTGTCCAGCCTGTGTACCGTCCCCTGCAACACCATGTTTGGATCCCAGCACCAAATG GACATTGCCTTGCTGGACAAGCTGATCAGAGAGGATGTGGAGACTGGGAAGCTTCCATTGCTGTTGATCGCCAACGCTG GCACCCCTGGGGCGGGACACACAGACAAGCTGGGCCGTCTAAAGGAGCTGTGTGAACAGTATGGCATGTGGCTCCACATAGAAGG ggtcaACTTGGCCACCCTGGCTCTGTGGGAGGTCTCATCCCCCGTGACG GCGGCCACCAGGAGTGACAGTATGACCCTGACCCTGGGTCCGTGGCTGGGCCTGCCTGCTGTCCCAGCTGTCACCCTCTACAGACACGAGGACCCAGCCCTG TCTCTGGCAGCTGGTTTGACCTCCAGTCAGCCAGTAGAGAAGCTGCGTGCCCTGCCTCTCTGGCTCTCCCTGCAGTACCTGGGCCAGGATGGGATAGTGGAGAAGATTAGACACTCTGTAGAGCTC AGCCAACAGCTTCTGGAGAAACTGAAGACTCTGGCTTCCATAAAGACTTCA GATGAGCTTGACTCTGAGATCTCTTTCGTCGATGCTTTGACTATG GTGGAGGATGAGCTCAACTCTCCAGTAGTAGTGTTCAGGTTCTCCCAGGAGACCAGTGCAG AATCCAGTGGTGCTTCTGTGGAGGGCTACtttgctggagagagagaagtgctAGATTCCCTCAACAGATGG CTGTGTGAGCGGTTGGCACAGCTGGTGCCCGCCAGTGGGGTAGACATAGTGGAGTTGGAGGACGAGGGCACCTGTGTCCGCTTCACCCCTCTTATGACCGccgcag CCCTGGGGACCCAGAGGTGTGACGTGGATCTGCTGGTGGAGCGGTTGACTGAGCTGGTTCCTGTGCTGAACTGTACGCTGCGTCTCAGACTGGACTTCAGAGAGGAGGTGTACCGCCACTCTGCCCTCAGTTACGTAGAGGACctcagctggcctggcctgggagccGTCAG GTATGAGCCGAGGGTTGAGGAGCTGACCGACAGTAAAAGAAAGCTGGAGGTGGAGAAGATCAACAGTGAGCTGCTGGTGAAACTAGGGGAACTGGATGCAGACCTCATCTTCTCCACCG gCCTGGAGTTCGGACCCGAGAAGGACTGCATATTTATTGGCATGGCAACGGAGGACCTAGACGTGGCAGAGCTAGTGGATACGATAGCCGACCTGGGGAGGGACATAGAGGAGAACGGCAGG CTATTAGAGAACATGACAGAGGTGGTGAGGAAAGGCATCCAGGAGGCAGAGCTCCAgctccagaaagacaaccaggaCAAACtcatggaggag ggtgtgtTGAGACAGATTCCTCTGGTCGGTTCCGTGTTGAACTGGTTCTCTCCGTTCCAGAGCACTGTGAAGGGCAAAACCTTTAACCTGGCTGCAG GTTCCCTGGACTCCACAGAGCCCACCTACTCCATGAAGGCCCAGACAGGTGGGCTGTCGTCGCCAGAAACCCCTACCTCCTCTGCCAAGAGACTGCCAG GACAGAGGCTGTTCCGGCGCGAGGGTGCGGGGGGCTCTGACTCCCACAGTGAGACCAGCTCCGTGGGCCAGGCTGAGGATTTCTCCAGGGAGAGGTTCCCACAACCCACCACACCGTCCCCTGTCCCAGACGAGGCGGTTTCCGTGGTCCCTGAGAGCCCAGAGACCCCCCAGGTGCCGGCTGAACCCGAGCCCACGCAGGAGAACGGTGAGGTTGGTAcacaagaggaggagagacagcctGATGGCCAGGACGCACCAGTGGAGGAGACAGGCAGATAG